In Prionailurus viverrinus isolate Anna chromosome D1, UM_Priviv_1.0, whole genome shotgun sequence, the DNA window AACAGGGCAGGCAATGCAAATGTGTGGTCAAGAGGCTGAGATCTGTTTTGGGCGGGCTGAACGTGAGGTACCTAGAAGATATCTGAAGGCAGATGGCCAGAAGCCAGTTGGTGGGTTGGATATGGGGGTCCAGAGCCTGGGACGGGGGTAGATGGAGGTTGGAGAGTCCATAGCCCAGGAGTTAAGGATGTGGCCTGGGCCTGAAGCATCAGCATGAGGCAAGCAGGAAGGGAGCCTGTGGGGAGCTCTCGTCCAGGAGGAGGATGTGCCCTCTCTGCCCAGTCCTGTGCAGAGGTGGCCGGAGACCAGGCCTGCCAAAGGTCCTTTGGCTTTCGAGATAAAAGCCGCTGGTGACCTTGGCAAGAACAGTCTGTGCCAGAATGGCAGAGGGTGAAACAGCACTGCGGTGGGTTGGGGAGTGAGTGGGAGGCGAAGACAAGGAGAAAGGGTGTGAACAACTCTTTTAAGATGCCCggctttaaaagagagagagagagagagagagagagagagagagagagaaaaggcagcagTAGCTTAGCTGAAATGGTAGCTGaaggtgaatgtgtgtgtgtgtgtgtgtgtgtgtgtgtgtgtgtgtgttggtgtctGGGTGTGTGTGGGCGGGTTAGGAATGAGGGACTTAAGCAGGCTGATGTTCTGAGGGATAAGACGGTGATGAGGGAGAAGAGGTACATGAGGACCAAGGACTcaggagtgtgtgcgtgtgcattaGTGGAGGGGGAGATGTGGGAGCCTGGGAGTGAGCCGGCCTTGAGGAGGGAAGGTGCAGGTACATTGGGAAGGGAGAGGCAAGGAACTGCATCTCTGGGCGTGAGGGCGGGCCTTGGCCGGGGTTCCTCCCAGATGGCCTCAATTCTTCTGGAAGTGGGAGGCAAGGTCAGGTGGTAAGAGTCTTGCAGCAGGTGGGGTGGTGAGGGATGAGCGTGAGGGGGCAGGAAGGTGCTGGGCGGCTAGGCCAGGAGCCGTGGATGTGCCCTGTCAGGGCAGAGTTGCTTACAGGAGCCAGCTGTCTCAAGGGAGGGGCTGGGCATGGGGCATGCAAATAGGCGGGCTGGGCCAGTGTTTGCAGggtggttggggcacctggggcccGAGGTACGGCTCAGCAGATGGTGAGCAGACCTGCTTGGCTGGATCAGAAACAGGCGAGAAGGCCCTCGAGTCCTGGGCTGGGAGAGAAGTTCCAACTTTGCCTGGAAGGCAACTGGGAACCATGGAAGGTTATTGAGCAGGAGTGGGCCATGATCCAAGCAGTATTGAAGATTCTGTATccagagggacacctggctggctcagtgggaagagcatgcgAGTCTTGACCTTGGAgtcgtgggttccagtcccacactgggtgtagagattacttaaaaataaaataaaaaaaaaaggatcaggggtgcctggctggctcagtcggtagatcatatgactcttgatctcagggttgtaggttcaagccccacgttggatgtagacattacttaaaaataaaaaaatcttggggcgcctgggtggctcagtcagttaagcacctgacttcggctcgggtcatgatcttgtggttcgtgagttcgacccctccatcaggctctgcactgcaaatgaacagcctgcctgggattctctgtttccctctctctccgctcctcccccacttgtgcgtgtgtgtcgtctctcaaaataaataaaccttaaaaaagtttttttactcttaaaaaaaaaaaaagaatctgtatccagctgtgtgtgtgtgatgaattAGAGATCAGACTCAACTCAAGGCAGGAATCTGGAGTGGTTGCTGGGTAAGTCTGAAGGAGGATGTCAGGGGTCACACGCCACAGAGGAAGAGCTTTGAGCTCCAAGGTcagacccaggagccctggggggcAATGGCCTTCAGGTGGTCCACGGAGCATGGGCTACCTCAGAGCAGAGAGGGGGTTTCCAGCCCTGCTGGGGGGTCCTCGAGAGGGAAACTAGCTTTAGAGGGAAACTGGCGTTGATGGAGGCTCTAATTACAGTCCACGAGATGATGTCGGATCCTCCTAATAATCAGAGGTCAGCATTATTGTTCTCTTTGCGAGATGGATGGAGGCTCAAAGAGGCCAAGTATCTCCCCTCAGGCCACATAGCAAGCGAGAAGCGCGTGGAGCCAGCACTCACTCCCGATCTGAGCTCCCCTGAGCTCCCCGTAGCCTGCATATTGCTTCAGCACTTTCCCTGCTATTCTGGTCTCCTCTGCCATTTCTCTAGGGGTTTCTGTTCCACCTGACTTTGTTCTGGGTGGCTCTGGGCCAAGGAGGCTTGCTGGGGATCGGATCTAAAGCTCAGTAACTCCAAatggcccgggggggggggcggatctTGATCCCATACActtaccccgcccccccccccccatgggctCCTCTGGGTGCTAGGCTCAGCCTCCCTGGGAGGACATTGATGGCCAGGCTGAGGGGGGACCCCTTGGTCCATGCTGTCACCGCCAGAGGGCGCCGGCTGTCGCCCAGGTGAGGGCCAGGGGAGGCCCCCTTCCTGGCTTCCGGAGAAACAGAGCTGGCTGCAGGGTCTGGAAGCTGCCCCCTCAAGGATCCAGGGAGCTCCTGTCGCCTTCTCGTGTCTCTCTGAACTAAGGTCTTGCCGATTCTTCCTCCCCAGTTCCTGCTTTGCTCAGGGAGTCAGATTTCCTCGGCGTGGGTGTCTGGAAGCCTGGGGTCTCCTTGCTGACCTCCTGCCCGGTtctgctctgccctcccccagcaccaCTCACAGATGCGCCTGCCTCACTCCCTATACCTCCCTCCTCGCGCGGCCACTGCGCTGAGGCAGTGACAAGCACCAGATTGTCACCTCTGTCACCTTCTCTCAGCTTCTTCACAACCCTGGGTGGGAGTGCGGACCAGTGCAGGGGATTACTAACTGggcccagagagggggagggcagcacCTGGGGCCACACAGCCTTCCAATGAGTCCCAGGGGGGCTTAGGGAGCCGAGGAGGAATCGAATTCCTGTCGGGGCAGGATTGAAGcgtgggggccctggagggagctCCCCACCCTCCTTCTATGCTGTAGGCCATCTTTTCCATTTCCCCAGCTTTATCTGCCCCCAGGCCTCCAGTCTGGGGAAGCGCCTCCCCCGAGCTCCCCCAACTGTTCAGCCAGGTTTGGGCTTTGATTCTGccaacctccctcccccaccaggggGCCCCTCccgcctgccttcctccttccccgAGCTTAGCCCCTTGGCTGTGGCCACTGAGGGCCTGGCCAGGGTCCCAGGCACCACACCACAGCGGCCAGCCTCGCAGGGCCAGAGCTCGGGACAGTCCCAGTCTGTCTGGCAGGGCTGCGGGTTCAGGATTGGCTGGAGCTGCCCCCGCCTTTGGGAGGAGGGAGATGTGAGGGGAGGCCCGGTGGCTCTCTCAAGGTcaccctccttttctctcccagcATCCCTGTTCAACCTTTGTCCCTTCTGCCTCACCTTGAGGTGGGAGGAGGCAAGATGCCCAACACGCAGAGGGCAGAGGAAGCCAGGGAAGAGGaaactctggggggggggggggctcctggcgtttcttcattcagcaaatattgagtgcctactgGATGCCGGGTACTGAGAACACAGTGAATACAGCGGACACAATCCCTGCCTACAGCCCAGCAGGGAGACAGGAAATAAACAATCACACAAATCATGTAAACCTGTGGCCCTTAGCAGTGTGGCAAAAGCACCAAGCTGGGATTCAGTCTGGCTTCCCCAAGGATCTCAGGGGTGAGGAGTCCTATCTGGCCTAGGAGAGGCTTAGGCAGGCTTCAGGCAGGGCTCATGGGTTTTTGGAGgccggtggtggtggtggtggcggtggtggtggggagggagggagggcgacGCTGagcaaagcctcagtttcctcaactgggAAATGCAGGATATAAATGTGTCCCCATCCCGGGGTTGCTGCAAGGCACTGGGCTGTGCCCTGGCCTGCAGCCCTCAAAACGAAGGTTCTGTCATCCTCCCTGAGGAAGGGTGAGTGGGAGCTCATCAGTGAAAATGGCGGGGAGGTGATTCCCAGAGACCAGCGGTTCTCACAAAGCTCAGAggtggcctctgggaggtgaGGGACCCCAGTTCCAGTGCGGTGCTACCGAGCGTGGCCGGTCCCTCCGCCGCCTaaggctggaggagaggaggggctcGTCCCCGggctgcctctctgtgtctctcccctcccacacccccatgTTCCTGGCCACGTGGCACCTCTGCGCCCTGGCctagaatggggtggggggaggatgatTCCTGACCCGGAGGCTGGGGGAGCCGGGGAAAAAGTGGGTGGGATTTGGGGTTCCACTGAGATCAGGTCCTGTGGAGCCGTGGCTCCACCCCGCCCCACAGCCCCCgggcggcagggagggggtgctgtctctttaagagcCTTCAGGCTGCTGGGAGCAGATGGCCAGGCCGGCCGGGGCCCCTTGTCCTTTGTGTGGCTTTGCACAAAAGAGGgggccagctggggagggggcagcggcagcaggtgggagggtggggccttgcccctccccctcctaacCCTGCACCATTGCCCCTTGGGGAGGGGGTTGCTCACTAGGAATATGCTTCCTCTCTGCATACTGTGGCCCCCACAGTTGCCCCCAAACTCCTCGGATACTCCTCCCTTGTCATGGCCCACATCCCAGACCGACGCTTCATCGCACCAGGGCCTCGAgactgcccccctgcccccaactccaAGGAATAAACCTCCCCTCCTTGCCCCTACCTCCAGAGCAGAATCCTTCTCTGGCCCTGAGCTCCAGGCTCTAGAAAGTGAGAGCAGAAAGAGATTCTtacgggaggggggggggggaggggtgcctgagaAGGAGGGACGCCAGTGGCTGGGGGTACCTGGGGCAGCCCTAGAGGAAAGGGACCAAAATAAGCAGGATGCTGAGGCCTGGGGGTGAGGGTCTGGTCCCTCGACCGTAGGTATTAGTACAGAAAGAAGGCAAAGGTGGGGGCAAAGGGGGCCTAACTGAGGCCCTGCCCAATCGCCGGCCGGGTGTGGGCAAGATGGAAGGCTCCATCATAAGAGAGGGCTGTGCACAGGCACAGGGATTGGAGGTGCTGGGCACCGGGAGGTGGCACCTTGCCACTCAGGAGGGTCAGGCTGGGAGCCTCTTTTCATGTTGTAGCAGACCCCCTTAGGTCAGACCTGCCCTTGGTCCATTCATTCTATTCTCCTTTGTGCAGACCTCCCCACCCTGGGGCTCGGTGCCCAATCCATGAtttaagaggaggaaaaaggcTCCGTAGGTCTGGCCCGAGGTGTGGCGGGCAACGTGGCCGCGGGCTGGGTGGCCCCATGTGGCCCGACAGCGCCGCAGCCGGGTGGGGTCGTGCCTGACTTGGCCCGGCCGCCCACAGGAGCCCCCAGGACCGGGCGGCCCCAGCCGGGTCGTGGCCCGACCGCAGGACCCCAGCCGCCTGGCCGCAGGcagcgggtgggggcggggatccCTGGCTGGGCCCAGGGTTGCTTCTAAATTTAGGAATCTGATTACAGAGTGGccgaggaagggaagggagaggagggtgctAGCGCAGGCTCGGCTCAGTCTGGGCACAGCGGGGTGTGCCCGGGTGGAGGTGTGTCTAGGAATCTGGGGCTCCGGatgggaggggcggcgggcgggggcttCGGCCTGTGTGCGCTGCAGCACGTGCCCTGGGCGGCGGGGACGGGCACGGGCGCAGCTCGCAGGCTCAGAGCCGCCGCCGGTGTGTGCGCTGGCTCTTTGTGTGCCTGGCAGGGTGGCTGGGTCTGGCTTTGAAagtctctgcccaccccctcccccatctccgtCTGTGCCGCTCTACCCGCTTCCCGGTCTGTCACTCTGCCCGCGCttgtcctgggggagggggatgctgCTCCCAGCTGGGGTGACAGTGAACCCAGTGGGGAGGAGACCCGGCTCCTCCCATTCCCTGCAGTCCAGACCTTCCCCaacacctcccacctccccagccctcagcccctcATGCCACTGTTTTGGGGTGCATACTGCAGCACTTAAAAGGGAATCGAGGTGACCCCTGGGGACCCACAGATGCACCAGAAGCCAGGCTTTGGCCCAGTAGCTCTAGGAGGAATTCGTTCCTCGCCTGTCCGGCCTCCCATCCGCTCTGGCCCCCAAGGGCGCAAGAGGGAGGGGGGTCCCCCTTGCggaaggggggggcggggagttcCTTGGCAGgaagggaaatggaaggaaaagctgGGCTCCacccgggcgggcgggcgggcaggcggccTCAGGGCCCCCGGGGCAGGCGGCAGTAACCCGAGCCCACTGGTGTGCGGGGCCGGTGTGCGCGTGGGTGGAGCTGACCCCCGGCTACTCCTGGGGGGCAGCGGGGTCTCCCCCCCAGGGGCAAGTCAGGGAGCCCCGGGGGCCCGCAGAGGGAAGCGCTCTCCACCCTGGTCCTGACCCCACCCCCTGGAGGTCTAGCCCCggcccccaggccccgccccccgggccctccctcccaccccagggccagaTGTTCAGCTGGCGGAGGCatcggctgggggaggggtgctgaggCCGCAGCCGGCACTACTTCCCTGCCAGCAGCTTCATTGTGTGCGCGAGGAGCGAGCGGCGGCGGAGAGCGGGCGAGCGAGCAGCAGCCCGAGCGCGGCGGGGAGAGCGAGCGCGCCGGGGAGGGTGCGAGGCGGCGCCCGCGGCTGCGCTCCGCCCGCCTCCCGGCAACTCTGCCCAGCGCGGCGCGCCGTGCGCGCcgtcccgccgccgccgccgccgccgccgccgccaccgccaccgccggGGCCCCGCCGCCTGCCGTCGCGGGCAGGGGTCTGGTCGGGACGGGGGTCCCCGCCTGGGGACTGGGGCATCCCGGTGCAGCCGGGAGGCGTGCAGCCCGCGGGGGGCGCCACTTGCGCCGCAGCGCCCGCCCGCTCAACTGCGTGGGCGGGAGGGCGGTGGGGCTCGGAGGCGCCCCAGAAGCCGGGCGCCCCGACTTCTCCGAGGGAGCCCCAATCCCGTGGAGCGTACAGAGCGAGCGCGCCCCAGCCGCACCGGACCTTGCGCTCATCCCCCGCGTACCCCACTTCTGCACAAACTTTTCTGACGCCCTCGCCCGTGGGGGTCGCGGCGAGCGCTGAGCTGTCCGCAGGGCTCCCGCCCCGCCGGACCCTAGCCACGCTGACCTCCTGCCTCTCGTAGCCTCAGTGGCGACCTCTCCAGGCCGGGCCGGGCACGGCACTCGAGGCGAGCGCGGCAACCACCGCGGCTCTCCGAAGGCTCCCGCGCCCCCCGGGGCAGCTGGGCGGGGTAATGCCCTCCGTGATGGAGAAGCCGAGCGCGGGCTCCGGGATCCTGTCCCGCAGCCGGGCCAAGACGGCGCCCAACGGCGGGCAGCCGCACTCGGAGGATGACAGCAGCGAGGAGGAGCACTCGCACGGTGAGCCCGGCGGCCTAGGGTTAAAGGTGCACCGGCACCGGGGACgcgagtggggcggggggagtgttGCTGACCACGGGCGTTTTAGACTGATGGCTCCTGCCTTCCAGGACTGGAGCCTCTGTCTTGCTTCTTCCCCCAGCCTGGGGGCTGCGGGCACTGGGAATCCGGAGGCTGGGCCCCTAGCTGCCAAGGAGGCGGTcctgcccacccccgccctgccctcAGTCTCTGAAGGACTCGGGCGGCCCTCCTCTCCACAGTTTGGGCTGCTCATACCTTGCTACCTTGTAGGGGACTGAGGtctggctggggcaggggctggaaaGACACTTCCACACCGAGCTGTGAGGctcatggggtggggaggagcttTGGATTCCCTGCGGGGCTATGGTCCAGGTCTAGGGgcagcacccgcccccccccccccagccagaaCAAAGGGCTTTGCTTGGCCTGGGCTCTAAACTGGCCCCTTGtcctggcacccccccccccatctctgccgcccccgccccccccctcctcccatggGTTATGACTAGGCAGGGTCTCTCCGTCTTCCAGTTTCTTCTGTGGCTGAGGGCAACTGAGGGGGAAGATCAGGGAAAAGTGAGCCTTCTGGAAGGTGGGGGCCCTGAATGGTCAGGAAGGAGAACCCCAGGGCAGCCACCACCCCTGCCACAtcctcctgtcctccctccctggaGTCCTGACTGTCTCCCCTGGCTCCGCAGACAGCATGATCCGCGTTGGAACCAATTACCAGGCCGTAATTCCGGAGTGCAAGCCTGGTGAGTGGCAGGACAGGCTGCAAAGGGAGGGGAGCGGAGGGCCCATGGCTTGGCCCTGAGCCTCACCTGGGGGAGCCCTTGGCTGGTGCCCGCTGGAAGGACAGGCcagcgggcggcgggcgggggtgggtggcCCGTGGCATGCTTGGTTTTCCTGCTCTGCCTTCCTGTctgggtctctgcccctccttcccttctgggCCTCACCTCACAGGCCCCATTCCTCTGCCACCCTCTGGCCGTGGGTCCAGGCCAGTGCCACCAGGCCGATCCTTCTTGCGCCTGTCTTTCAGAGAGCCCTGCACGCTACAGCAACAAGGAACTGAAGGGGATGCTGGTGTGGTCGCCCAACCACTGTGTGTCAGATGCCAAACGTGAGTGGGGCAGGATCCTGGTTCGTTTGCATCCCTGGGAGCCGGGGGCTTGGGTTCGTGCCATTTGGTGGCCGGCTCTTCTCCCAAGTGGGCTGGAGGCTGAGGTgtgtgggttcagcccctgccctggggctcAGGCTCCGGGGCCTAGCCCGCTACATCTGGGCGGGCTCGGGTCAGGAGGTGTAACCCTTTCTCCAATACcgggcccctcccacccccacagttGACAAGTACATTGCGATGGCCAAGGAGAAGCACGGCTACAACATTGAGCAGGTGAGCCTCGGCCCCATAGGGATTTGGGCGGTGGGGACGGGACGGGGCCGGGCGCAGCTGAGCCCGAGTCGTTCCCTCTCCCGGGCCAGGCGCTGGGCATGCTCTTGTGGCATAAGCACGATGTAGAGAAGTCACTGGCCGACCTGGCCAACTTCACCCCGTTCCCTGACGAGTGGACTGTGGAGGACAAGGTGCTGTTTGAACAGGCCTTTGGCTTCCATGGCAAATGCTTCCAGCGGATCCAGCAGATGGTAAAAGCCCATTCCCCCTTGCCAGCGTTCCTTAGCCCCTCCGTTCTGACGAGCCCGCCCGGGGCCCAGGGTCCTGGGTGGGTCCCAGCCCCTGGCATTGCCCTTCCAGCTGCCTGACAAGCTGATCCCTAGTCTGGTAAAGTATTACTATTCGTGGAAGAAGACCCGCAGCCGGACCAGCGTGATGGACAGACAGGCTCGGCGGCTGGGGGGCCgaaaagacaaagaagacaggtgggggccctgggggccCAGGGGCGGGGCAAGCTGAGCTCTGGGGGCCCTGGCCTCTGCCTCACTCCCTCCTTGGTCCCTGTGTCAACAGTGATGAGCTTGAAGAGGGACGAGGAGCCGTGAGTGAGGGGGAGCCAGATGCTGGAGACCCCAAGAGAGAggtgaggcccccccccccccccccccccccgagctggTCTGGCCCTGCCCATGTGCCCGCCTCGTCCTTGGGCTCCTCACCACccacccctctcctttccctggcAGCCTCTGCCCTCTCGGCCCCTGAATACCCGCCCAGGCCCTGGGAAGAAGGAGGCCCAGGGGTCTCAGTACCGCCACCACCCGCTGCGAACCCGGCGTCGCCCACCCAAGGGCATGTACCTGAGCCCCGAGGGCCTCACCGCTGTGTCAGGAAGCCCAGACCTTGCCAACCTCACGCTTCGAGGCCTCGACTCGCAGCTCATCTCCCTCAAGCGCCAGGTGGGGGCCTGAGGAAAGAAGGGGCCCCGCGGACCGGGCCGCGGGCAGCAGGGAAGTACGTTGCGGGGACGGCTGAGGCGGAAGGTGCGTGGTGTGCACGCGCCGagcctgcctctgccccacctcttAGATGTCTCAGTCACGGCGGCGTTCTCTTCTGGATCTTTTATAGAAACTGGTCTGCGAGCGGGGGAGAACCCGGGCGCCTCCCCTACTGAGCTGCTGTGAGGGAGGAGCGAGCTGGAAGGGGGGGGCGGCCGCGAGCTGTGTTGGGAAGCAGAGCCACGGTGAGGGTTGGTACCGGTGGCCTTTCTGGCAGAAGAGTTTGAGGTGTCGCCTCTTGACCTTTTCAGGTGCAAAGCATGAAGCAGACCAATAGCGGCCTCCGCCAGGCGCTGGAGGGTGGCATCGATCCACTGCGCCCCCCTGAGGTAAGGTGGCTTCcgggggtgggtgagggaggggcttgccccccccaccccccacctcccccaccttgcGGAGCAGAAAGGGAAGATCGCCTCGGAGGGCAGGGCCTCTGTTGCCATAATGTCCAGTCTAGAGGATATATTCCCTGCTCTCCAGGCCAACACCAAGTTCAACTCCCGCTGGACCACGGATGAGCAGCTCTTGGCCGTGCAAGGTGGGTTAgaccgggggggtggggggggggagctcggAGAGCGCCGGGAATCTCTCCCCAGCCTCCGAGGAGCCGGGGCAGCGGGGAAGGGTCAGGGAAGGAGCTCGTTCTAAGGGGCGCTCACACTCTGCTGCCCTTTTGACCCTCGCAGCCATCCGTAGGTATGGCAAAGACTTCGGGGCTATAGCCGAGGTGATCGGGAACAAGACTCTGACCCAGGTGAAGACGTTCTTCGTGAGCTACCGGCGCCGCTTCAATCTGGAGGAGGTGCTGCAGGAGTGGGAGGCCGAGCAGGACGGGGCGCCCGGAGCCCCAGTCCCCATGGAGGAGTCGAGGAGAGGGGCCCCCCTGCCAGCCCCAGCCCTAGAGGAAGACGACGAGGTGAGAGCGGGCGGAAGAAGCCCTTccgggaagagaggagaggagccgGCTCCGTCTTTGGACGGGGACGAGGGCACGCTCGAGtccatttcccttctctcccctcacaGGTGCAGATCACGTCCGTGTCGACATCCGTGCCCCGATCGCTACCCCCCGTGCCGCCCCCTCCTCCGCCTCCCACCTCGCTGTCCCAGCCGCCCCCGCTGCTGAGGCCACCTCTGCCTACGGCTCCCACTCTGCTCCGCCAGCCACCCCCGCTCCAGCAGGGCCGTTTCCTCCAGCCCCGGCTGGCCCCCAACCAGCCCCCACCACCTCTCATCCGCCCGGCTCTGGCTGCCTCCCGCCACAGTGCCCGCCCCGGccctcagcccccacccaccctgaTTGGAGCCCCGCTGGAGCCTCCAGCACCGTCACTCTGAGCCCTGCGGCCCTCCACCCGCCAGAGGCTCCAGAACCCCGTGGCTGGCCGTCCTTGGACACCTCTGGCTTCACTGAGGACAGAAGGGACTAGAGCTCTTGGCCAGGTCTTTCGAAGACCAGGAGCTGCCAGTGGGCACAGTCTGGACCTCTGGGTTCTGCACTTGTTTCTGGCAGCTGAggctccaccccccccacccgaGCCCGGGGGGCGGGGACTCAGGGGCCTTCTGAACTGGCCTGAGGGTACTTTTCTCTTCCTGGCTGGGGCTGGAATGGCTGCCTCCTAGTCTGCTGGGGCTTGGCCTTTGGGCCTTGGCCTTCGTGTAGAGGGGGTAGTGACCTTAGCTTGGGGGATGGGGGAGTGGACAGCGTAGGGGctgttcttcctctttcctttcttttagcaATAAGtcagggtgaggtggggagggggctgtagGGGGGAGGCGGGCAGAGGTTCCTTGGGGCCTCAGTGTGGCCGAACTGGATGGGCAGCTCTCCTGTCTTCCGGAGCCTGCTGGGAAGTGCCATGGAGCTCTGAAGATGCCCGCTATACCCACTG includes these proteins:
- the RCOR2 gene encoding REST corepressor 2 isoform X1, yielding MPSVMEKPSAGSGILSRSRAKTAPNGGQPHSEDDSSEEEHSHDSMIRVGTNYQAVIPECKPESPARYSNKELKGMLVWSPNHCVSDAKLDKYIAMAKEKHGYNIEQALGMLLWHKHDVEKSLADLANFTPFPDEWTVEDKVLFEQAFGFHGKCFQRIQQMLPDKLIPSLVKYYYSWKKTRSRTSVMDRQARRLGGRKDKEDSDELEEGRGAVSEGEPDAGDPKREPLPSRPLNTRPGPGKKEAQGSQYRHHPLRTRRRPPKGMYLSPEGLTAVSGSPDLANLTLRGLDSQLISLKRQVQSMKQTNSGLRQALEGGIDPLRPPEANTKFNSRWTTDEQLLAVQAIRRYGKDFGAIAEVIGNKTLTQVKTFFVSYRRRFNLEEVLQEWEAEQDGAPGAPVPMEESRRGAPLPAPALEEDDEVQITSVSTSVPRSLPPVPPPPPPPTSLSQPPPLLRPPLPTAPTLLRQPPPLQQGRFLQPRLAPNQPPPPLIRPALAASRHSARPGPQPPPTLIGAPLEPPAPSL
- the RCOR2 gene encoding REST corepressor 2 isoform X4, producing MPSVMEKPSAGSGILSRSRAKTAPNGGQPHSEDDSSEEEHSHDSMIRVGTNYQAVIPECKPESPARYSNKELKGMLVWSPNHCVSDAKLDKYIAMAKEKHGYNIEQALGMLLWHKHDVEKSLADLANFTPFPDEWTVEDKVLFEQAFGFHGKCFQRIQQMLPDKLIPSLVKYYYSWKKTRSRTSVMDRQARRLGGRKDKEDSDELEEGRGAVSEGEPDAGDPKREPLPSRPLNTRPGPGKKEAQGSQYRHHPLRTRRRPPKGMYLSPEGLTAVSGSPDLANLTLRGLDSQLISLKRQVQSMKQTNSGLRQALEGGIDPLRPPEANTKFNSRWTTDEQLLAVQGADHVRVDIRAPIATPRAAPSSASHLAVPAAPAAEATSAYGSHSAPPATPAPAGPFPPAPAGPQPAPTTSHPPGSGCLPPQCPPRPSAPTHPDWSPAGASSTVTLSPAALHPPEAPEPRGWPSLDTSGFTEDRRD
- the RCOR2 gene encoding REST corepressor 2 isoform X2, coding for MIRVGTNYQAVIPECKPESPARYSNKELKGMLVWSPNHCVSDAKLDKYIAMAKEKHGYNIEQALGMLLWHKHDVEKSLADLANFTPFPDEWTVEDKVLFEQAFGFHGKCFQRIQQMLPDKLIPSLVKYYYSWKKTRSRTSVMDRQARRLGGRKDKEDSDELEEGRGAVSEGEPDAGDPKREPLPSRPLNTRPGPGKKEAQGSQYRHHPLRTRRRPPKGMYLSPEGLTAVSGSPDLANLTLRGLDSQLISLKRQVQSMKQTNSGLRQALEGGIDPLRPPEANTKFNSRWTTDEQLLAVQAIRRYGKDFGAIAEVIGNKTLTQVKTFFVSYRRRFNLEEVLQEWEAEQDGAPGAPVPMEESRRGAPLPAPALEEDDEVQITSVSTSVPRSLPPVPPPPPPPTSLSQPPPLLRPPLPTAPTLLRQPPPLQQGRFLQPRLAPNQPPPPLIRPALAASRHSARPGPQPPPTLIGAPLEPPAPSL
- the RCOR2 gene encoding REST corepressor 2 isoform X3, translating into MLVWSPNHCVSDAKLDKYIAMAKEKHGYNIEQALGMLLWHKHDVEKSLADLANFTPFPDEWTVEDKVLFEQAFGFHGKCFQRIQQMLPDKLIPSLVKYYYSWKKTRSRTSVMDRQARRLGGRKDKEDSDELEEGRGAVSEGEPDAGDPKREPLPSRPLNTRPGPGKKEAQGSQYRHHPLRTRRRPPKGMYLSPEGLTAVSGSPDLANLTLRGLDSQLISLKRQVQSMKQTNSGLRQALEGGIDPLRPPEANTKFNSRWTTDEQLLAVQAIRRYGKDFGAIAEVIGNKTLTQVKTFFVSYRRRFNLEEVLQEWEAEQDGAPGAPVPMEESRRGAPLPAPALEEDDEVQITSVSTSVPRSLPPVPPPPPPPTSLSQPPPLLRPPLPTAPTLLRQPPPLQQGRFLQPRLAPNQPPPPLIRPALAASRHSARPGPQPPPTLIGAPLEPPAPSL